One genomic window of Campylobacter fetus subsp. fetus includes the following:
- a CDS encoding metal-dependent hydrolase, with product MKIIKAKYILTCNDNFDILEDSAIAFDEHIKQISSFDNLIKIYPDAQIMDFKDDIAMPAFINPHVHLEFSSNVSSLDYGDFIVWLKSVIKTRDNLSEQAKNKIIKNAITTMLKSGISTMGEISSFGNEAEICADSGARFIFFNEILGSNSENLSDNWDKFITKFNNSLKFKSDKFIPAVSIHSPYSTHPKLAKRALDLARQNNLLVSTHFLESEHEKRWLENGNGEFKIWLGNFSKDVKPFYTPKSFLNYFDGIRTLFIHCVFADEYFEYFDKNLHCITTCPVSNRLLSNKLNLKKVFDSNISLNIATDGLSSNISLNFFDELRAALFTHSDFDLLELSKILLFSSTNAAAKSLGLELGVIKSGKIADISIIKGISVNSKEQLALEILLHTKFVKKLYIKGNECLF from the coding sequence ATGAAAATCATAAAAGCAAAATATATATTAACTTGTAACGATAATTTTGATATTTTAGAAGATAGCGCTATAGCTTTTGATGAGCATATAAAACAAATATCTAGCTTTGATAATCTTATAAAAATTTATCCGGATGCTCAAATAATGGATTTTAAAGATGATATAGCAATGCCTGCGTTTATAAATCCGCACGTTCATCTTGAGTTTAGTTCAAATGTTTCAAGTCTTGATTATGGTGATTTTATAGTTTGGTTAAAAAGTGTGATAAAAACTAGAGATAATCTTAGCGAGCAAGCCAAAAATAAGATAATCAAAAATGCTATAACGACTATGCTAAAAAGCGGTATTAGTACGATGGGAGAGATTTCTAGTTTTGGAAATGAAGCCGAAATTTGCGCCGATTCTGGGGCGAGATTTATATTTTTTAATGAAATTTTGGGATCAAATAGCGAGAATTTATCCGACAATTGGGATAAATTTATAACCAAATTTAATAATAGTTTGAAATTTAAAAGTGATAAATTTATCCCCGCCGTTTCTATACATTCGCCATACTCTACTCATCCTAAACTAGCTAAAAGAGCTCTTGATCTAGCAAGACAAAATAATCTTTTAGTATCAACCCATTTTTTAGAAAGTGAACATGAAAAAAGATGGCTTGAAAATGGCAACGGAGAGTTTAAAATATGGCTTGGAAATTTTAGTAAAGACGTGAAGCCTTTTTATACTCCAAAGAGTTTTTTAAACTATTTTGATGGCATTCGTACTCTATTTATTCACTGCGTTTTTGCAGACGAGTATTTCGAGTATTTTGATAAAAATCTCCACTGCATAACTACTTGTCCTGTTTCAAACAGATTGTTGTCAAATAAGTTAAATTTAAAAAAAGTTTTTGATAGTAACATAAGTCTAAATATCGCAACCGACGGACTTAGCTCAAATATAAGTTTAAATTTCTTTGATGAGCTTAGAGCGGCGCTTTTTACTCATAGTGATTTTGATCTTTTGGAGCTGTCAAAGATACTTTTATTTAGCTCGACAAATGCGGCTGCTAAGAGTTTGGGTTTGGAGCTTGGTGTTATAAAAAGCGGTAAAATCGCTGATATATCTATTATCAAAGGTATAAGTGTGAATTCTAAAGAACAGCTTGCTTTGGAGATTTTGCTTCATACTAAATTTGTAAAAAAACTATATATAAAGGGAAATGAATGTCTGTTTTAA
- the aroQ gene encoding type II 3-dehydroquinate dehydratase yields MKIMVIQGPNINMLGKRETNIYGSMSMENIHEQMKTVADQAGVEIEFFQSNFEGEIVDKIQECLGEFDGIIINPAAYTHSSIAIRDAISAVKLPVIEVHISNVYQREEFRQKSLIAPVCAGQIIGFGPVGYHLAMMGMLQIFEQIKAVRARQQNA; encoded by the coding sequence ATGAAAATTATGGTTATACAAGGTCCAAATATCAATATGTTAGGCAAACGCGAAACAAATATCTACGGCTCAATGTCAATGGAAAATATTCATGAACAGATGAAAACAGTTGCCGATCAAGCCGGAGTAGAAATCGAGTTTTTTCAAAGCAACTTTGAGGGCGAAATAGTAGATAAAATTCAAGAATGTCTTGGTGAATTTGACGGTATAATTATAAATCCGGCTGCTTATACGCACTCATCTATAGCTATTAGAGATGCTATTTCTGCGGTGAAACTTCCTGTTATAGAAGTACATATAAGCAACGTATATCAAAGAGAGGAATTCCGACAAAAAAGCTTAATAGCACCAGTTTGCGCAGGACAAATAATAGGCTTTGGTCCAGTAGGTTATCATTTAGCAATGATGGGGATGCTTCAAATTTTTGAACAAATAAAAGCAGTAAGAGCTAGACAGCAAAATGCGTAA
- a CDS encoding M24 family metallopeptidase, producing MRNFILKDENAVFYECGYSCDNEIYISICGENFFITDARYSIEARQNIKNAQVIEIQSSLIKEARLLLRKLGVKNLYFNPNDFTFMQYSALSSNLDINFIAKPNFSQIKRMIKKDFEIDILRNAARTGAYKFDELANFLNKNLNLSEEEINFHTQNILKDSGKLGLSFEPITAINSNAAKAHAMPTKLRLQKGDLLLVDAGVKFKRYCSDRTRTINFENGFKFDKNQKFKDSKKDEIFNIVKEAQAEAIKAVKPGIAAYEVDRAARDYIAKFGYEKEFFHSTGHGVGLDIHELPIISKNSQTILEEGMVFSVEPGIYIENEFGIRTEDVVVVTKDGCEVL from the coding sequence ATGCGTAATTTTATCTTAAAAGATGAAAATGCCGTATTTTATGAATGCGGCTATAGCTGCGATAATGAGATATATATAAGTATTTGCGGTGAAAACTTTTTCATCACCGATGCGCGTTATTCAATAGAAGCCAGACAAAATATAAAAAACGCTCAAGTGATAGAGATACAAAGTTCTCTCATAAAAGAAGCTAGGCTACTTTTAAGAAAACTTGGCGTAAAAAATTTATACTTCAACCCAAATGATTTTACTTTTATGCAATATAGCGCTCTTAGCTCGAATTTAGATATAAACTTCATAGCAAAGCCAAACTTCTCGCAGATAAAACGCATGATAAAAAAAGATTTCGAGATAGATATTTTAAGAAATGCTGCGCGAACGGGGGCTTACAAATTCGATGAACTTGCAAATTTTTTAAATAAAAACTTAAATTTGAGTGAAGAAGAAATAAATTTTCACACACAAAATATCTTAAAAGACAGCGGAAAATTAGGGCTTAGTTTTGAGCCTATAACCGCTATAAATTCCAACGCGGCAAAGGCTCACGCCATGCCTACAAAACTGAGATTGCAAAAAGGAGATCTGCTATTAGTAGATGCCGGAGTTAAATTTAAAAGATATTGTTCAGATAGAACAAGAACTATAAATTTTGAAAACGGTTTTAAATTTGATAAAAATCAAAAATTTAAAGATAGCAAAAAAGATGAGATTTTTAACATAGTAAAAGAGGCTCAAGCAGAGGCTATAAAAGCGGTAAAACCCGGTATAGCAGCTTATGAAGTAGATAGAGCCGCTAGGGATTATATAGCTAAGTTTGGATATGAAAAAGAGTTTTTTCACTCAACAGGACATGGAGTCGGTCTTGATATACACGAACTTCCTATAATCAGCAAAAATAGTCAAACTATCTTAGAAGAAGGAATGGTATTTAGCGTGGAACCAGGAATTTATATAGAAAACGAGTTTGGCATAAGAACCGAAGATGTTGTTGTAGTAACAAAAGATGGATGCGAAGTTTTATAA
- the folK gene encoding 2-amino-4-hydroxy-6-hydroxymethyldihydropteridine diphosphokinase, producing MQTIYLDDAKCIMRSKFFPLFNRLDKEIKFKYTAFIGLGGNIGNTKKRFETFLLNLKKDRRFCIKECSPILKNKAFGYESQDYLNAVIMIKSSLYATQILKIMQYYEFKFKRQRPFKNAPRTLDLDILYFSKKVRKSAKLTVPHIGAKERISVIIPIGLMKGI from the coding sequence ATGCAAACTATATATTTAGATGACGCAAAGTGTATTATGAGATCTAAGTTTTTTCCGTTATTTAACAGGCTTGATAAAGAGATTAAATTTAAATATACAGCCTTTATAGGTCTTGGCGGAAATATAGGAAATACAAAAAAACGTTTTGAAACTTTTTTACTAAATTTAAAAAAAGATAGACGTTTTTGTATCAAAGAGTGTTCGCCCATACTAAAAAATAAAGCTTTTGGATATGAGTCCCAGGACTATCTAAATGCCGTAATAATGATAAAATCGTCGCTATATGCAACGCAGATACTTAAGATAATGCAGTATTATGAGTTTAAATTTAAAAGACAAAGACCATTTAAAAATGCACCACGAACACTTGATCTTGATATTTTATATTTTAGTAAAAAAGTAAGAAAATCAGCTAAACTCACAGTTCCACATATCGGGGCTAAAGAGAGAATTAGCGTGATAATCCCAATTGGACTAATGAAAGGAATATGA
- the flhF gene encoding flagellar biosynthesis protein FlhF, which translates to MATVLKTFTGESAIEALKKAKEECGESAMLVTTKQIQPKTLNKKPVYEILVSVEEETKSPTKESIKEIKQQISAYTKAYEKPPLAPPSIDESVLLNISKAAKEISKVASLPDISIQNQTENEEYNKKIDDVAKQVNKLNDKISMIADMIWDDKAEARGDITIPPEFSTIYKLAKQSGMKNEHLKAIMQTTIQNMPASMKNNPSAVKRYFYSLLRNMLPCRSESLESKKQRIMMFVGPTGVGKTTTLSKLAYKFAHSGDIRYKTGIITLDTYRLGAVEQLFQYAKIMSIPILDAIELEDFKSALKSLASCDLILIDTMGSSQYDKDKLIKLNGFLKGCGTKIDVNLVLSAGSKIEDLIEIYNNFSFLDIDTLIITKFDETKIFGNVFSLVYDTNTPVSFFSTGQNVPDDIMEAKSEFLVQCVLDGFNKGDEDGSSR; encoded by the coding sequence ATGGCCACAGTACTTAAAACTTTCACTGGAGAAAGCGCTATAGAAGCTCTTAAAAAGGCGAAAGAAGAGTGCGGTGAGAGTGCTATGTTAGTCACCACAAAGCAAATTCAGCCAAAAACTCTGAACAAAAAACCTGTTTATGAGATTTTAGTAAGCGTTGAAGAAGAGACAAAATCTCCTACAAAAGAGAGTATAAAAGAGATAAAACAGCAGATATCGGCGTACACAAAGGCTTACGAAAAACCTCCTTTAGCCCCTCCTAGCATAGATGAAAGCGTACTTTTAAATATATCAAAAGCAGCTAAAGAGATAAGCAAAGTAGCAAGTTTGCCAGATATCTCGATCCAAAATCAAACCGAAAATGAAGAGTACAATAAAAAAATAGATGACGTAGCAAAACAGGTAAATAAACTAAATGACAAAATATCTATGATAGCAGATATGATATGGGATGATAAAGCTGAAGCTAGAGGCGATATCACTATACCGCCTGAATTTTCTACCATATATAAATTAGCAAAACAAAGCGGTATGAAAAACGAGCATCTAAAAGCCATTATGCAAACCACTATACAAAATATGCCCGCTTCTATGAAAAACAATCCATCTGCGGTAAAAAGATATTTTTACTCGCTTCTTAGAAATATGTTGCCTTGCAGAAGCGAAAGTTTAGAAAGCAAAAAGCAAAGAATTATGATGTTTGTAGGACCAACAGGAGTCGGTAAAACCACGACTCTTTCAAAACTAGCTTATAAATTTGCTCATTCAGGAGATATAAGATATAAAACAGGCATTATAACTCTTGACACATATAGATTAGGAGCAGTAGAGCAGCTATTTCAGTATGCTAAGATAATGAGTATACCGATACTTGACGCTATAGAACTAGAGGATTTTAAATCAGCATTAAAGAGTTTAGCAAGCTGTGATCTTATTCTTATAGATACTATGGGAAGCAGTCAATACGACAAAGATAAACTAATAAAATTAAACGGCTTTTTAAAAGGATGCGGAACAAAAATAGATGTGAATTTAGTTTTATCGGCAGGTTCAAAAATTGAAGATTTGATTGAAATTTACAATAATTTCTCATTTTTAGATATCGATACGTTAATCATAACTAAATTTGATGAAACAAAAATCTTTGGAAATGTTTTTTCACTAGTATATGACACAAATACTCCAGTTAGCTTCTTCTCAACCGGACAAAACGTTCCAGATGACATAATGGAGGCAAAAAGCGAGTTTTTAGTTCAGTGTGTTTTAGATGGCTTTAATAAAGGAGATGAAGATGGATCAAGCAGATAA
- a CDS encoding P-loop NTPase has protein sequence MDQADKLRELMISNKIKKSTHFIAVTSGKGGVGKSTISANLANILAKNGYKVALFDADIGLANLDVILNVKIQKNLLNVLKGECELSDILVKVKDNLILIPGESGDDIFKFNDQFVLEKFISEASILNGIDFMIIDTGAGIGASTQVFLEACDEIIVVTVPDPAAITDAYATIKVTSKMKKDIFMILNMVKNENEAIRIYENIKKVAKTNIKSELDLELLGYLEADKLVSKSIKQRTLFSDDVPHISPSIQLKKAASRLLYKLERKVLDDKEDRSFGGFFKRLVEQF, from the coding sequence ATGGATCAAGCAGATAAGTTAAGAGAGCTTATGATATCAAACAAAATAAAAAAATCAACTCACTTTATAGCCGTAACAAGCGGCAAAGGCGGAGTCGGTAAATCAACTATAAGTGCAAATTTAGCAAATATTTTAGCAAAAAACGGATACAAAGTAGCTCTTTTTGATGCAGATATAGGTCTTGCGAATTTAGACGTCATCTTAAATGTAAAAATTCAAAAAAATCTTTTAAACGTACTAAAGGGCGAATGCGAACTATCAGATATCTTAGTCAAAGTAAAAGATAATCTTATATTAATTCCAGGTGAAAGCGGTGATGATATATTTAAATTTAATGATCAGTTCGTGCTAGAAAAGTTTATCTCAGAAGCTAGCATACTAAACGGTATTGATTTTATGATAATAGATACCGGAGCGGGTATAGGAGCTAGTACTCAGGTGTTTTTAGAAGCGTGTGATGAGATTATAGTTGTGACGGTTCCTGATCCAGCTGCTATAACTGATGCTTACGCAACAATAAAAGTAACATCAAAGATGAAAAAAGATATATTTATGATATTAAATATGGTCAAAAATGAAAATGAAGCTATCAGAATATATGAAAATATAAAAAAAGTAGCCAAAACAAATATAAAAAGTGAACTAGATCTAGAACTACTAGGATATTTAGAAGCAGATAAACTGGTATCTAAAAGTATAAAACAAAGGACGCTTTTTAGCGATGATGTGCCACATATAAGTCCTAGTATACAACTCAAAAAAGCTGCTAGTAGGCTGCTTTATAAGTTGGAACGAAAAGTGCTTGACGATAAAGAAGATAGAAGCTTTGGTGGATTTTTTAAACGTCTTGTAGAACAATTTTAA
- a CDS encoding membrane protein, with product MRAENFIAFFTVCGFFIGLMFVVVKTNEPMELILYTLLITFFFYLVIHIVIMNYVDANRIGRRYFNKDRYEEVNDYLIAELALREKKLEGAIQKTNENIILKKSGKKHERVKAKAA from the coding sequence GTGAGAGCAGAAAACTTTATAGCTTTTTTCACTGTTTGTGGATTTTTCATAGGTCTTATGTTTGTAGTTGTAAAAACTAATGAACCTATGGAGCTTATTTTATATACTTTACTAATTACATTTTTCTTCTATTTGGTTATTCATATAGTTATCATGAACTATGTTGATGCAAATAGAATAGGTCGAAGGTATTTTAACAAAGACAGGTATGAAGAAGTAAATGACTATCTAATAGCAGAATTAGCTTTAAGGGAAAAGAAACTAGAAGGTGCGATACAAAAAACAAATGAAAACATCATACTAAAAAAATCAGGTAAAAAACATGAACGAGTTAAAGCAAAAGCAGCTTGA
- a CDS encoding RNA polymerase sigma factor FliA, protein MNELKQKQLDAYQKEIKKSQDELVLSYMPALRAMAFRLKSRLPSSIEVNDLISVGATAMVKLSRTYDKEQNDSFWGYVKQRVYGSMIDYLRGLDFLSRGNRKLVKDIDNAINEYFNKFECEPDDAYLAKILGEDEAKIREARNLSDVSATFPIDEQSQLLSESDTESKIEKDELIQKITDVLNEFGEREQMIIQLYYYEELSLKEISDILGITESRISQIHKRLITKIRERLGF, encoded by the coding sequence ATGAACGAGTTAAAGCAAAAGCAGCTTGACGCTTATCAAAAAGAGATAAAAAAAAGCCAAGATGAACTCGTTTTATCATATATGCCTGCTCTTAGAGCTATGGCTTTTAGACTTAAATCTAGACTTCCTAGCTCCATAGAAGTAAATGATCTAATAAGCGTAGGCGCTACTGCTATGGTAAAACTATCAAGAACATACGATAAAGAGCAGAACGATAGCTTCTGGGGATATGTAAAACAAAGAGTTTATGGTTCTATGATCGATTATTTAAGAGGTCTTGATTTTCTTAGTAGAGGAAATAGAAAACTAGTAAAAGATATAGACAACGCTATAAACGAGTATTTTAATAAATTTGAGTGCGAACCTGACGATGCTTATTTAGCAAAGATTTTAGGTGAAGATGAAGCAAAGATAAGAGAGGCTAGAAATCTTAGTGATGTATCCGCTACATTCCCCATAGATGAACAATCTCAGCTTCTTAGCGAATCAGATACCGAAAGCAAAATAGAAAAAGACGAACTCATACAAAAGATCACGGACGTTTTAAACGAATTTGGCGAACGAGAACAGATGATAATACAACTTTACTACTATGAGGAACTAAGTTTAAAAGAGATTAGCGATATTTTAGGTATTACCGAATCTAGAATTAGTCAAATTCATAAAAGACTCATTACAAAAATTAGAGAAAGGCTAGGCTTTTAA
- the fliM gene encoding flagellar motor switch protein FliM, with the protein MADILSQEEIDALLQVVDEDGDAAVVDTTPHPEDQKQVVIYDFKRPNRVSKEQLRAIKGIHDKLARNLASQISSIMRSIVEIRLHSVDQMTYGEFLMSLPSPTSFNVFSIKPLDGNCVLEINPSIAFPMIDRLLGGNGDGFESNRELTDIEINLLDAILRIMMQRLKESWSMITDMYPNVEAKESSPNVVQIVSQNEIVIMVVMEIIIGNSSGMINICYPVIYLEPILSRLANRDIMLGETSAKKSRNKELKTLIGRAEVLYEAILGRTVISVNEFLNLQEGDILRLDKSADDKAIVCIDKKDVFLAQIGLHRFRKSIKIEELIKTDKDEIKNILEQYEEERKAKLMAYQEETEETEEEEDDE; encoded by the coding sequence ATGGCAGATATTTTAAGTCAAGAAGAGATTGATGCCCTACTTCAAGTCGTAGATGAAGACGGCGATGCGGCAGTAGTAGATACTACTCCGCACCCAGAAGATCAAAAACAAGTAGTAATCTATGACTTCAAAAGGCCTAACCGTGTCAGCAAAGAACAACTAAGAGCTATCAAAGGAATTCACGATAAGTTAGCTAGAAATTTGGCTTCTCAAATTTCTAGTATAATGAGAAGTATAGTAGAAATTAGACTTCACTCGGTTGATCAAATGACTTATGGAGAGTTTTTGATGAGCTTGCCAAGTCCGACTAGTTTCAACGTATTTTCAATAAAACCACTTGATGGAAATTGTGTTTTGGAGATAAATCCAAGTATTGCTTTTCCTATGATAGATCGTCTTTTAGGCGGAAACGGGGACGGTTTTGAAAGCAATAGAGAGTTGACCGATATCGAGATAAACCTACTTGATGCGATACTTCGCATAATGATGCAACGCTTAAAAGAGAGTTGGTCGATGATAACTGATATGTATCCAAACGTAGAAGCCAAAGAATCTAGCCCGAACGTCGTACAAATCGTAAGTCAAAATGAGATTGTCATTATGGTTGTTATGGAGATTATAATCGGAAACTCTAGCGGTATGATAAATATATGTTATCCAGTTATTTATCTTGAACCAATCCTTAGTCGCCTTGCAAACCGTGATATAATGCTAGGAGAAACAAGCGCTAAAAAAAGTAGAAACAAAGAGCTAAAAACATTGATAGGGCGCGCTGAAGTTCTTTATGAAGCTATACTTGGAAGAACCGTTATAAGTGTAAACGAGTTTTTAAATTTACAAGAAGGTGATATACTAAGGCTCGATAAAAGCGCTGATGACAAAGCTATAGTTTGTATAGATAAAAAAGATGTATTTTTAGCTCAAATCGGACTTCATAGATTTAGAAAATCTATAAAAATAGAAGAGCTTATAAAAACAGATAAAGATGAAATAAAAAATATCTTAGAACAGTATGAAGAAGAGCGCAAAGCAAAGCTTATGGCATATCAAGAAGAAACTGAAGAAACAGAGGAAGAAGAGGACGATGAATAG
- the fliY gene encoding flagellar motor switch protein FliY, translating into MNRFLDIFKNECKATIEGLTGNSPAIGETAEFDAATQNGIQTPIVVANINVSGDINGKIIFIATPLLITAINDLMLGEEEPTKNLNIGDDELDASKEIFSNILSAISTSLTAAKDMPKLSFEIQKVVYLDENQILDLSSYEKLFLCPVTMSDINEHIGLVIDFAFNKYFNKSDEKHTKEIPHLKADITEEIKNIGLIMDVRLPIRVRIGSKKMLLKDVLSMDIGSVIELNQLANDPLEVLIGDKQVALGEVVIVDGNFGVQITEIGTKKERLEQLK; encoded by the coding sequence ATGAATAGATTTTTAGATATATTTAAAAATGAATGCAAAGCCACTATAGAAGGACTTACAGGAAACTCACCGGCAATAGGTGAAACAGCTGAGTTTGACGCTGCGACTCAAAACGGTATTCAAACGCCTATAGTAGTAGCAAATATCAACGTCAGCGGAGATATAAACGGCAAGATAATCTTCATAGCTACTCCACTTCTAATAACTGCCATAAATGATCTTATGTTAGGTGAAGAAGAACCTACTAAAAACTTAAATATAGGCGACGATGAACTAGATGCTAGCAAAGAGATATTTTCTAATATTTTAAGTGCAATTTCTACTAGTTTAACGGCTGCTAAAGATATGCCAAAACTAAGCTTTGAAATTCAAAAAGTAGTCTACCTAGATGAAAATCAAATTCTAGATTTAAGTTCATATGAAAAACTATTTTTATGTCCCGTTACAATGAGTGATATAAATGAACATATCGGCTTAGTTATTGATTTTGCATTCAACAAATACTTCAATAAATCAGATGAAAAACATACAAAAGAGATACCGCATCTAAAAGCAGATATAACAGAAGAAATAAAAAATATCGGTCTTATCATGGATGTGAGACTCCCTATAAGAGTTAGAATAGGATCTAAAAAAATGCTGCTAAAAGATGTTTTATCTATGGATATAGGATCGGTTATAGAGCTAAATCAACTAGCAAATGATCCTTTAGAGGTGCTGATAGGAGATAAGCAAGTCGCTCTTGGTGAAGTTGTTATAGTAGATGGAAACTTTGGAGTTCAGATCACTGAGATAGGAACTAAAAAAGAGAGACTAGAGCAATTAAAATAG
- a CDS encoding ATP-binding protein: protein MIDLSKKLIRQVGQTNAKYKMFEKNDKILLGLSGGKDSLALAHILKHFQNVTPDKFEFEAVTLSYGMGEDYAYLTAHCEKHGIKHSVIDSSIFEISKDKIRKNSSFCSFFSRMRRGYLYTYALEHGFNKLAIAHHLDDAAESFFMNFTYNGALRTLAPKYRAKNGLVLIRPLINVRERQLRDNATKNNLFVIGDEACPAMRFDVKMPHARHETKQLLAGLEKENPKLFTSLQAAFENIHRDTFFDLNEQL from the coding sequence ATGATAGATCTGAGTAAAAAACTCATTCGTCAAGTAGGTCAAACAAACGCCAAATATAAGATGTTTGAGAAAAACGATAAAATACTTCTTGGGCTAAGCGGCGGTAAAGATAGCTTGGCTTTAGCTCATATACTAAAGCATTTTCAAAACGTTACTCCCGATAAATTTGAGTTTGAAGCCGTAACGCTTAGTTATGGTATGGGTGAGGACTATGCATATTTAACTGCTCATTGCGAGAAACATGGCATAAAACATAGCGTTATCGATAGCTCTATATTTGAAATAAGCAAAGATAAAATCAGGAAAAATTCGAGTTTCTGTAGCTTTTTTAGTCGTATGAGACGCGGATATCTTTATACTTATGCGCTTGAACACGGTTTTAATAAACTAGCGATCGCTCATCATCTTGATGATGCGGCAGAGAGTTTTTTTATGAATTTTACTTATAACGGCGCTTTAAGAACGCTTGCCCCAAAATACAGAGCAAAAAACGGACTAGTGCTGATACGACCTCTCATAAATGTTAGAGAGCGTCAGCTTAGAGATAATGCTACTAAAAACAATCTTTTTGTGATAGGCGATGAAGCGTGTCCCGCAATGAGATTTGACGTGAAAATGCCTCACGCAAGGCATGAAACAAAACAGCTTTTAGCAGGGCTTGAAAAAGAAAATCCAAAACTATTTACCAGCTTACAAGCTGCGTTTGAAAATATACATAGAGATACGTTTTTTGATTTGAACGAGCAGCTGTAA
- a CDS encoding 5'-methylthioadenosine/adenosylhomocysteine nucleosidase, which produces MKIAILGAMPEEIAPLLNKLQNYKTLKYGKNEFYLAKYKNHELVIAYSKIGKVNSTLTATLMIEKFGCEILLFTGVAGALNEKLKIGDILYATSTVQHDLDISAFGHPYGYVPGINVYEKTDEKLNNIAKKVAANNGVNLVSGVIASGDQFICDPIKKEWIKSTFDADAVEMEGASVGQVCATLDIPYFLMRAISDEAGGGAEIDFDKFVVEVANTSAKFVLDMVEYL; this is translated from the coding sequence ATGAAAATAGCAATTCTTGGCGCTATGCCTGAAGAGATCGCTCCGCTTTTAAATAAGCTGCAAAATTACAAAACACTAAAATATGGCAAAAACGAGTTTTATCTAGCTAAATATAAAAATCACGAGCTTGTTATTGCTTATTCAAAGATAGGTAAGGTAAACTCTACCTTGACTGCTACTTTGATGATTGAAAAATTCGGTTGTGAAATACTGTTATTTACAGGAGTTGCCGGAGCATTAAATGAAAAATTAAAGATAGGCGATATCCTTTATGCTACAAGTACTGTTCAGCATGATCTCGATATAAGCGCGTTTGGTCATCCTTACGGTTATGTTCCTGGTATAAACGTGTATGAAAAAACAGATGAAAAACTAAATAATATAGCAAAAAAAGTTGCTGCTAACAACGGCGTAAATCTTGTTAGTGGAGTTATAGCTAGCGGAGACCAATTTATATGTGATCCTATAAAAAAAGAGTGGATCAAATCTACTTTTGATGCTGATGCCGTGGAGATGGAAGGTGCTAGCGTGGGTCAAGTATGCGCTACTCTTGATATCCCATATTTTTTGATGAGAGCCATAAGCGATGAAGCAGGCGGCGGTGCTGAGATCGACTTTGATAAGTTTGTAGTAGAAGTTGCAAATACGTCTGCTAAATTCGTACTTGATATGGTTGAGTATTTATGA